In bacterium (Candidatus Blackallbacteria) CG13_big_fil_rev_8_21_14_2_50_49_14, the following are encoded in one genomic region:
- a CDS encoding phage baseplate assembly protein V: protein MSETFHESAVTLRYGLIEEIDEDKYLVKVKLLDLDDMITHWLPLAASVTQDDKSQDTIDIGTQVALLLDSRGEEGIIIGAVYSDEDPPPAPSKDKWHRKFKDGTIIEYDRSAHILKVDAQGEITIKASGPVKVEGQNVTVKGTQVKIEAQICEIDAPLTKVNNILVQGKIIFPPPAPV, encoded by the coding sequence ATGAGCGAAACCTTTCATGAATCAGCTGTTACCCTGCGTTATGGCCTAATCGAAGAGATCGACGAAGACAAATACTTGGTCAAGGTCAAGCTCCTCGATCTGGACGATATGATTACCCACTGGCTGCCACTGGCTGCCTCAGTCACCCAAGACGACAAGAGCCAAGACACCATCGACATCGGCACCCAGGTTGCGCTCTTGCTGGATTCCAGGGGCGAAGAAGGCATTATCATCGGGGCGGTCTATTCAGACGAAGATCCACCCCCGGCCCCATCCAAAGACAAATGGCACCGCAAGTTTAAAGACGGTACCATCATTGAATATGACCGCTCTGCTCACATTCTCAAGGTGGATGCCCAAGGCGAAATTACCATCAAAGCGAGCGGGCCCGTGAAAGTCGAAGGTCAAAACGTGACCGTGAAAGGCACACAGGTCAAAATTGAAGCCCAGATCTGTGAGATAGATGCCCCGCTCACGAAGGTGAATAATATCTTGGTTCAGGGCAAGATTATCTTTCCTCCCCCGGCCCCGGTGTGA
- a CDS encoding baseplate protein, producing the protein MIATLPTTAHWQPALEGEGFVEGIEDIRQCIRIILETPLGSDPLRPDFGSNLHLYLDYPIDRARPHIVRETVEAIRKWETRCTVKRVSVSIEETSSLLIQVYFILADGVEDSVEVRPR; encoded by the coding sequence ATGATTGCTACTCTCCCCACAACCGCCCATTGGCAGCCCGCCCTCGAAGGGGAAGGCTTTGTCGAGGGTATTGAAGACATTCGCCAGTGCATTCGGATTATCCTTGAAACCCCGCTGGGCTCAGATCCCTTGCGGCCTGACTTTGGTAGCAATCTGCACTTGTACTTGGATTATCCAATTGACCGGGCCCGGCCCCATATCGTCAGGGAAACCGTTGAAGCCATTCGCAAATGGGAGACTCGCTGCACCGTTAAACGGGTCTCTGTCAGTATTGAAGAGACTTCCAGCCTTTTGATTCAAGTCTATTTCATCTTGGCTGATGGGGTTGAAGACAGTGTGGAGGTGCGCCCCAGGTGA
- a CDS encoding baseplate protein encodes MSTLPQVIHEDSAQIVAELKAQYEALTEKTLYPAQVEQLMINLIAYREALLRAGINDSARQNLARYARSPMLEFLGELVNTYRLPAQAARTTLQFSLTLALVNNTLIRKGTRIQANNGAIFATIADAVIPAGQLSVLVSAEADTPGTEYNGLLPGTIKEPFDTLQTGLEAINTTTSSGGAEQEDIERFRLRVMLAMDQPSAGSGKSYRYIALSTDSRVIDVSVQVLAPGWVRLAVLADGDSEEIVAAVDRAVRADDTRPLTDRVDVIAAVAVAAPIEVTIIPRIGALVSSLLTASQAELNLHKIKLARTLGYDLVDSELSARLQNLGGIKKVVLAGANVPIQPHQYAVLSWPVPEFTEAESD; translated from the coding sequence GTGAGCACCCTCCCGCAGGTTATCCACGAAGATTCAGCTCAGATTGTCGCTGAGCTGAAGGCGCAGTATGAGGCGTTGACTGAAAAGACACTCTATCCAGCTCAAGTCGAACAGCTCATGATTAACCTGATTGCCTACCGTGAGGCCCTTTTGCGGGCAGGTATCAACGATTCTGCCCGTCAAAACTTAGCCAGATATGCCCGCTCGCCTATGCTGGAATTCTTAGGCGAATTGGTGAATACCTATCGCTTGCCCGCTCAGGCAGCCCGCACCACCCTGCAATTTTCTTTAACTCTGGCACTGGTCAACAATACCCTGATTCGCAAAGGTACCCGGATTCAAGCCAACAATGGGGCCATCTTTGCCACCATTGCCGATGCCGTGATCCCTGCTGGTCAGCTTTCGGTTTTGGTAAGCGCTGAAGCGGATACACCTGGCACGGAATACAATGGCCTGTTGCCAGGCACCATTAAAGAGCCTTTTGATACCCTTCAAACGGGCTTAGAAGCCATCAACACCACCACTTCAAGTGGCGGTGCTGAGCAAGAGGATATTGAGCGTTTCCGTTTGCGGGTGATGCTGGCCATGGATCAACCATCTGCGGGTTCTGGCAAGTCTTACCGCTACATTGCCCTCAGCACAGACAGCCGGGTGATAGATGTCAGCGTTCAAGTCTTGGCCCCAGGTTGGGTACGCCTGGCAGTTTTGGCCGATGGGGATAGCGAAGAAATTGTGGCCGCTGTTGATCGGGCTGTCCGGGCAGATGACACCCGCCCCCTGACTGATCGCGTGGATGTGATTGCCGCTGTGGCAGTGGCCGCCCCCATTGAAGTCACCATAATCCCCCGGATTGGGGCCCTTGTTTCGAGTTTGCTCACAGCTTCTCAAGCTGAATTGAACCTGCACAAAATCAAGCTGGCCCGGACTCTGGGCTATGACCTGGTTGATTCAGAACTCAGCGCCAGGTTGCAAAATTTGGGTGGTATCAAAAAGGTGGTCTTGGCAGGAGCCAATGTGCCCATTCAGCCCCATCAATACGCTGTTTTGAGCTGGCCTGTACCTGAATTTACGGAGGCCGAGAGTGACTGA